From Marinitoga sp. 38H-ov:
TCTTCCTATAGCAGGATTAATGACAGATAAAGAATTAGAAGATGTAGTTGAGGATTTAGAATTATTAGAAGAAAACGTAAAAAAACTAGGTGCAGTTGATGCTACATTTATGACATTATCCTTTTTACAATTAGCAGTTATTCCGAATTTAAAAATTACAAATAATGGATTGGTAGACGTTAATAAACAAGAATATGTGGATTTATTTGTTGATTAGGAATATTGTAAAAAATATAAATTTGTAGTAGAATTAACATATACAAAAAAGGAGGGGTTTATATGAAAAAGTTGTTAGTAGTATTATTGGTAATTATATTATCTTTATCATTATTTGGTAAGGTAAAAGTAGCATTATTAATTAATGGTACATTAGGTGATAAATCATTCTTTGATTCCGCAGCAAGAGGAATGAAAATGGCTGAAGAACAATTAGGAGCAGAAACAAAGATTATTGAAATGGGGTATAATCCTGCAGAATGGGAACCAACATTAGAAGATATTTCAGATCTTGGTGAATATGATTTAATAATTGTAGGTACATGGCAAATGGTTGAATTAATACAAAGAATAGCACCATTATATCCAGATCAAAATTATGTAATATTTGATGATGCAGTTGATTATTCACAAGGAAATTTGGATAATGTATATTCTATTACATATAAACAAAATGAAGGATCGTTCTTAGCAGGTGCATTAGCAGCATTAGTATCAAAATCAAATGAATTTAAATATTCTGTTCCAGATAAAAAGATAATAGGTTTCTTAGGAGGTATGGATATTCCTGTTATTAACGATTTCTTAGTTGGATATATTGAAGGTGCAAAATATATTGATCCAGAAATGAAAGTTTTAATCTCATATGTAGGTGCATGGAATGACCCAGCAAAAGGTAAAGAATTCACATTATCAATGTACAGACAAGGTGCAGATGTTGTATTTGCAGTTGCGGGTGAAACAGGAAATGGCGTTTTAGCAGCAGCAAAAGAAATGGATAGATGGGGTATAGGTGTTGATTCTGATATGCAATTGTTATATGAAGAAAAAGATATGGATATAGTAAAGCACACATTAACATCAATGATGAAAAATGTAGATTATTCATTATTCAGAGCTATAAAATTATATATGGAAGGTAAAATGCCATTAGGTAAAGCAGAAGCATTAGGATTAAAAGAAAGAGGCGTTGGATTAGCAGATAATAAATACTTCAAAGAAATTATGAAAGTTGATCCTTGGGTATTAGTTCAATTAAAGGATTTAGAATTAGCTATTATTAGAGGAGATATAGAAGTTCCAACAGCATATGGAATGAGTAACGAAGAATTAAATAAAATTAGAGATTCTGTAAGACCATAATAACATATAAATAATATAATGTAAAAAATAATGGGGGCTATTAGCCCCTATTTTAAATAATACCTGTAAAGAAAGGTGATAAAATGAGTGAATTTGTTCTTGAAATGAAGAATATTTGGAAAGTATATCCAAATGGTGTTACTGCAAATAAAGGTGTAAATTTAAGGGTGAAAAAAGGTGAAATTCACGCATTATTAGGTGAAAATGGTGCTGGGAAAAGTACTTTAATGAAAATATTATTTGGTTTTGAAAAACCTACAGAAGGTGAAATTTATTACAACGGAGAGTTAGTACATATTAATTCGCCGTATAAAGCTATAGAATTAAGGATAGGGATGGTGCATCAACATTTTATGTTAGTACCATCATTAACAGTTGTTGAAAATATTGTTCTTGGTATGGAACCACGAAAAGGATTATCAATAGATTTAAAAAAGTCTATTGAATTTGTGGAGAAAGAAATGAATAAATATGGATTGCCAGTACCATTGAATGAAAAGGTTAAAGATATTAGTGTTGGTATGAAACAACGGGTTGAAATAATAAAAACATTGGTTAGAGGTGCAGATTTAATTATTTTAGATGAACCAACAGCTGTATTAACCCCACAAGAAACAGTAGAATTATTTAAGGCTTTAAAGAATTTAACTAAAGCTGGGAAAACAGTTATATTTATTACACATAAATTGAATGAGGTTAAGGAAATTGCTGATAGAATTACAGTATTAAGACGAGGGAAAACAATTGGAGAAGCTGAAGTAAAAGATATAACTGAAAAAGATATGTCAAGAATGATGGTTGGAAGAGATGTTGATATTGAAATAGATAAAAAACCTGCAGAACCTGGAGATATTGTTTTAGAGGCTAAAAACCTTGAGTATACAAGATTTGATGGAGTTAAAATGCTTAAGGGTATAAATTTAAAATTAAGAGAAGGAGAAATACTTGGAATTGCAGGTGTTGAAGGAAATGGACAAACGGAATTAGTAGATATTATTACAGGAATGGACAAACCAGAAAAAGGAGAAATCTTCATATTTGGAAAAAATATGATGGATGCAGATAATCCGCATGAATTTAGAAAAACCGGCATGAGTTTTATACCAGCAGATAGAATGTTATACGGCGTTTCAAAAGAAGATTCTATAGAAGAAAATTTAATTAGTGATAGATTTGAAAAAGAACCATATTCTAAAAAAGGAGTATTAAAATATAATAAAATTACAGAAAATGCAGAAAAAATGATTAAGGAATTTGATATACGTACAGATGGACCTAAGACAGCAGTAAAGATGTTATCAGGTGGAAATATTCAAAAAGTGGTTGTTGCTAGAGAATTTACAGCTAATTCAAAAATAATAGTAGCGGATCAACCAACTAGAGGTATAGACATTGCAGCTGCAGATTTTATTAGAAGACGTCTAGTTAAAGAAAGAGATAATAATGTTGCAGTATTATTAGTATCCTCTGATTTAACAGAACTATTAGAGGTGTCAGATAGAATATTAGTTATATATCATGGGGAATTTGTTGCTCATTTTGAGGATGTTAAAAAGATTAATGAAGAAATTTTAGGTGAATATATGCTTGGAATTAAAAAAATGTCTAAAGAAGAAATGGGTGATTTAATATGAAGAGATATGAGATATATAGAACAGCTATAGCTATAGGTATTGCATTGTTTTTAGGATATATTTTAATATTAGTTACGGTATATCCAGAAGGTAGTATGGTTTTTGCAGAAAAAATGAAAATAGCTTTTAAAGAGGCAAATGAATCTTTTAAAACATTTTTGCTTTCACCTATTCTTAAAGAAAGAAGAGGTGAATGGATATTTAATTTAAGAGGGTTTATACAATGGATAAATGAAAGTGTTCCCATTATAATAACTGGGTTAGCAGTATCTTTGATATTTACTGCAAAACATTTTAATATTGGTGCTGAAGGTCAATTGTTTTTAGGAGCAGCAATTGCAACTGGGGCAGCAATTTATTTCCCATCAATACCAATAATAACACCAATTGTAGTAATATTACTGGCATCTTTAGTTGGTGCTGGTTGGTCTGCTATACCTGGTTATTTGAAATCAAAATGGAATGCATCAGAAGTTGTTACCTCTTTAATGCTTAATTATGTTGCATTATATATGGGCCTATTTATAATCAAAACATTTTTAAGAGATCCTAATGCTGGACAATTAGTATCTTTGAAATTTTCTGATTCAGCAACATTATTTTTATTAAATTCAAGGTATAGATGGCATAGCGGTATTTTAATTGCATTAGCGCTTAGTTTTGCATTATGGTTTGTTATGAAAAAAACAACTTGGGGTTATAAAGTGAGATTGATAGGTAATAATAAGCATTTTGCATATTATTCTGGAATAAACACACAAAAAACATTTTTCCAAGTTCATTTATTAAGTGGGGCAATAGCGGGAACTGCTGGAATAATTGAACTATTAGGATATTATGGAAGATTTGTATGGTTATATTCACCAGGATATGGTTGGGATGGAATAATTATAGCTACACTTGCTAGAAATAATCCTATTTATGTTCCTATAGCAGCATTATTCCTTTCTTACATTAGAGTTGGTGCTAAAACCATGGGTAGATACACGAATATTCCACCAGAAATGGTATCTATACTACAAGCAACAATTATATTATTAGTAACAGCAGAAGCATTCTTATCACAAATGAGACAAAGAGCCATAGAAAAGGAAGCTAGAAGTACAGAGGAAGCAATAGCTGGTGGTGATGCAAATGAATAATGTATTAAGTTCTATATTATCATGGGAATTTGTGGCGGCAGGAATAAGGGTTACAACACCAATATTATTAGCAGCTTTAGGTGCTTTAGTTGCAGAATTAGCGGGAACTCCAAATATTGCTCTTGAAGGTACAATGTTATTTTCTGCATTTGTTGGTGTAATTATTAGTGGTTTTACCCATAGTCTATGGTTATCAGTAATAGGTGCTTTAATAACTGGAATAATAATGTCAACTATTTTAGCGTATTTCTCATTAAAATTAAAAACGGATATAATTATGGCAGCTATTGCATTAAATATTTTTGCTAGTGGTGGAACTATATATGCATTATATTTGCTTACAGGAGATAAAGGATCATCTGCATCGTTAAAATCATTGGTTTTACCAAGTATAGATATACCAATATTAAAAGATATACCAATATTAGGAGATATTTTAAGTGGTCATCATATTCTAACTTATATAGCTATAATTTTAGTATTTTTAATCCAGTATATGTTATATAGAACTCCTCTTGGTTTAAGAATTAGATCTGTAGGCGAATCTCCAGATGCTGCTCGTTCAGTAGGTATTTCTGTATTTAAAACACAATATACAGCTTTAATAATTAGTGGGATGCTTGCAAGTTTGGGTGGAATATTCTTATCAATGGGATACGTCGAGTGGTTTGCAAGAGATATGACATCAGGTAGAGGGTTTATTGCATTGGCAGCCCAAGCATTAGGCGGTACGTCCGCATATGGTGTAGCACTGGGATCATTATTATTTGGATTTTCAGAAGCATTATCGTTTTCTTTACAATTCTTAAATATCCCATATGAAGTTACGCAATCTATGCCGTTTATAATTACAGTAGGTGCCTTAGCCTTTTATGCTTGGAATAAGGCTAAGAATAAGAAAAATAGGGATATTTAGGAGGGAAAGTATGAAAAACAAGGTATCTTTATTAGGGTTATTTACAGCTTTTTTAA
This genomic window contains:
- a CDS encoding ABC transporter ATP-binding protein yields the protein MSEFVLEMKNIWKVYPNGVTANKGVNLRVKKGEIHALLGENGAGKSTLMKILFGFEKPTEGEIYYNGELVHINSPYKAIELRIGMVHQHFMLVPSLTVVENIVLGMEPRKGLSIDLKKSIEFVEKEMNKYGLPVPLNEKVKDISVGMKQRVEIIKTLVRGADLIILDEPTAVLTPQETVELFKALKNLTKAGKTVIFITHKLNEVKEIADRITVLRRGKTIGEAEVKDITEKDMSRMMVGRDVDIEIDKKPAEPGDIVLEAKNLEYTRFDGVKMLKGINLKLREGEILGIAGVEGNGQTELVDIITGMDKPEKGEIFIFGKNMMDADNPHEFRKTGMSFIPADRMLYGVSKEDSIEENLISDRFEKEPYSKKGVLKYNKITENAEKMIKEFDIRTDGPKTAVKMLSGGNIQKVVVAREFTANSKIIVADQPTRGIDIAAADFIRRRLVKERDNNVAVLLVSSDLTELLEVSDRILVIYHGEFVAHFEDVKKINEEILGEYMLGIKKMSKEEMGDLI
- a CDS encoding BMP family ABC transporter substrate-binding protein, translated to MKKLLVVLLVIILSLSLFGKVKVALLINGTLGDKSFFDSAARGMKMAEEQLGAETKIIEMGYNPAEWEPTLEDISDLGEYDLIIVGTWQMVELIQRIAPLYPDQNYVIFDDAVDYSQGNLDNVYSITYKQNEGSFLAGALAALVSKSNEFKYSVPDKKIIGFLGGMDIPVINDFLVGYIEGAKYIDPEMKVLISYVGAWNDPAKGKEFTLSMYRQGADVVFAVAGETGNGVLAAAKEMDRWGIGVDSDMQLLYEEKDMDIVKHTLTSMMKNVDYSLFRAIKLYMEGKMPLGKAEALGLKERGVGLADNKYFKEIMKVDPWVLVQLKDLELAIIRGDIEVPTAYGMSNEELNKIRDSVRP
- a CDS encoding ABC transporter permease yields the protein MNNVLSSILSWEFVAAGIRVTTPILLAALGALVAELAGTPNIALEGTMLFSAFVGVIISGFTHSLWLSVIGALITGIIMSTILAYFSLKLKTDIIMAAIALNIFASGGTIYALYLLTGDKGSSASLKSLVLPSIDIPILKDIPILGDILSGHHILTYIAIILVFLIQYMLYRTPLGLRIRSVGESPDAARSVGISVFKTQYTALIISGMLASLGGIFLSMGYVEWFARDMTSGRGFIALAAQALGGTSAYGVALGSLLFGFSEALSFSLQFLNIPYEVTQSMPFIITVGALAFYAWNKAKNKKNRDI
- a CDS encoding ABC transporter permease — protein: MKRYEIYRTAIAIGIALFLGYILILVTVYPEGSMVFAEKMKIAFKEANESFKTFLLSPILKERRGEWIFNLRGFIQWINESVPIIITGLAVSLIFTAKHFNIGAEGQLFLGAAIATGAAIYFPSIPIITPIVVILLASLVGAGWSAIPGYLKSKWNASEVVTSLMLNYVALYMGLFIIKTFLRDPNAGQLVSLKFSDSATLFLLNSRYRWHSGILIALALSFALWFVMKKTTWGYKVRLIGNNKHFAYYSGINTQKTFFQVHLLSGAIAGTAGIIELLGYYGRFVWLYSPGYGWDGIIIATLARNNPIYVPIAALFLSYIRVGAKTMGRYTNIPPEMVSILQATIILLVTAEAFLSQMRQRAIEKEARSTEEAIAGGDANE